A single window of Sulfurovum sp. UBA12169 DNA harbors:
- a CDS encoding ATP-dependent chaperone ClpB translates to MKNILEKLTHQMTSAIESGLSLALHNKNPEVEPVHLIWAQLTNSGSVLHQTLNKMNADKAAIELEAKSIANKLPAVSTVTKENIKLSQNLVRSLQAAEGVMAANGDQYLAVDSWLIANIQESFMKGVFGKYIDISEFKKTLESIRGGKQIDSQSADETLEALAQYGIDLNQKAREGSLDPVIGRDEEIQRAMQILIRKTKNNPILIGEPGTGKTAIVEGLAQRIVNKEVPLSLQNMRVISLDMSRLIAGAKYRGEFEDRLKAVVDEVKKAANVILFIDEIHTIVGAGASEGSMDAANILKPALARGELHTIGATTLKEYRKYFEKDAALQRRFQPIKVDEPSINEALQILRGIKERLETHHNVIITDGALVAAAKLSDRYITDRFLPDKAIDLIDEAAAELKMQIESEPTDLAKTKREISTLQVEKEALKMEEGEKNAVRLGEIEKELADFEEKKRSLQSQFENEKSVFSQIAEVKSSIESLKTQAEQVKREGDFNKAAEIEYGLIPAKNGELKALEAKWHQMMSEGTLLKNSVDEEMIASIVSRWTGIPVTKMLQSEKEKILHIENVLQEEVVGQEEALKAVARAIKRNKAGLSDTNRPIGSFMFLGPTGVGKTQVAKTLAKFLFDTEKSLIRIDMSEYMEKHAASRLVGAPPGYVGYEEGGQLTEAVRRKPYSVVLFDEIEKAHPDVFNTLLQVLDDGRLTDNKGVTVDFKNTIIIMTSNIASSKIMEFSDAQERRKAVNNELKLHFKPEFLNRLDDIVIFNPLNKEAIASIVDILFKGIQKKLQERNITVILKPSAKAYIAEAGFDPVYGARPLKRALYEVVEDTLAELILADKVAEGSSIIFDVEQGEIITQIN, encoded by the coding sequence ATGAAAAATATATTAGAAAAACTTACACACCAAATGACAAGCGCTATCGAATCAGGTTTGTCGCTTGCGTTGCATAATAAAAATCCTGAAGTGGAGCCCGTACATCTTATTTGGGCGCAGTTGACCAATAGCGGTTCTGTGCTGCACCAAACACTCAATAAAATGAATGCAGATAAAGCCGCCATAGAGCTTGAAGCTAAAAGCATCGCCAATAAGTTGCCCGCCGTATCGACTGTTACCAAAGAAAATATTAAGCTCTCTCAAAATCTTGTACGGTCTTTACAGGCAGCCGAAGGGGTAATGGCAGCCAACGGGGATCAGTATCTGGCAGTTGATTCTTGGCTGATTGCCAATATTCAAGAAAGTTTCATGAAAGGTGTTTTTGGAAAATATATTGATATCTCCGAATTTAAAAAAACACTTGAGTCGATCCGGGGAGGCAAGCAGATTGATTCTCAAAGCGCAGATGAAACACTTGAAGCACTGGCCCAATACGGCATCGACCTCAATCAGAAAGCAAGAGAGGGTTCGCTCGATCCTGTCATCGGAAGAGATGAAGAGATTCAGCGCGCCATGCAGATTTTGATCCGTAAAACTAAGAATAATCCTATTCTTATAGGTGAACCCGGAACAGGCAAGACGGCTATCGTTGAAGGTTTAGCGCAGCGTATCGTAAACAAAGAAGTGCCGCTAAGCTTACAAAATATGCGGGTAATCTCATTGGATATGAGCAGACTGATCGCCGGAGCTAAATATCGGGGTGAATTTGAGGACAGGCTTAAAGCCGTGGTTGATGAAGTTAAAAAAGCAGCCAATGTTATTCTTTTTATCGATGAGATACATACCATCGTGGGTGCCGGAGCAAGCGAGGGAAGTATGGATGCGGCAAATATTCTCAAGCCTGCTCTTGCGCGCGGCGAGCTCCATACTATCGGAGCTACTACGCTCAAAGAGTATCGCAAATATTTTGAAAAAGATGCTGCGCTTCAAAGACGTTTTCAGCCAATCAAGGTAGATGAACCGAGTATCAATGAGGCATTGCAAATTCTCAGAGGCATCAAAGAGAGACTTGAAACACACCATAACGTTATTATTACAGACGGTGCACTTGTGGCCGCAGCAAAACTTTCAGATCGCTATATTACCGATAGATTTTTGCCGGATAAAGCCATAGATCTTATTGATGAGGCAGCTGCTGAGCTTAAAATGCAAATCGAAAGCGAACCCACTGATTTGGCAAAAACAAAACGTGAAATTTCGACACTTCAAGTGGAAAAAGAAGCGCTCAAGATGGAAGAGGGTGAGAAAAATGCTGTACGTCTTGGCGAGATAGAAAAAGAATTAGCCGATTTTGAAGAGAAAAAGAGATCATTGCAAAGCCAATTTGAAAATGAAAAATCGGTGTTTAGCCAAATTGCTGAAGTCAAGTCCAGTATCGAATCTTTGAAGACCCAAGCAGAGCAGGTGAAGCGTGAAGGTGATTTCAATAAGGCTGCTGAGATTGAATACGGACTGATTCCCGCAAAAAATGGGGAACTCAAAGCACTTGAGGCCAAATGGCATCAAATGATGAGTGAAGGGACACTGCTTAAAAATTCGGTCGATGAAGAGATGATCGCAAGTATCGTCAGCCGATGGACGGGCATCCCGGTAACCAAAATGCTTCAAAGCGAAAAAGAGAAGATCTTGCACATAGAAAATGTGCTACAAGAAGAAGTAGTAGGTCAAGAAGAGGCCCTAAAAGCCGTTGCCAGAGCTATCAAGCGCAATAAGGCAGGATTAAGCGACACCAATCGCCCTATCGGCAGTTTCATGTTTCTGGGACCAACAGGCGTAGGTAAAACACAAGTGGCAAAAACTTTGGCGAAATTTTTGTTTGATACAGAAAAATCACTCATTCGTATCGATATGAGCGAGTATATGGAAAAACATGCAGCCAGCCGGCTTGTCGGTGCACCTCCCGGATATGTCGGGTATGAAGAGGGCGGGCAGCTTACTGAGGCCGTAAGAAGAAAACCTTATTCGGTTGTACTTTTTGATGAGATTGAAAAGGCGCATCCTGATGTATTTAATACGTTGCTGCAGGTGCTTGATGACGGACGTTTGACTGATAACAAAGGGGTCACGGTGGATTTTAAAAATACCATTATCATTATGACCTCCAATATCGCTTCAAGCAAAATTATGGAATTTAGTGATGCCCAAGAGAGAAGAAAAGCGGTTAATAATGAGTTGAAGCTTCATTTTAAACCCGAATTTCTTAATCGGTTGGATGATATTGTAATTTTTAATCCTCTCAACAAAGAAGCCATTGCCAGCATTGTGGATATACTTTTCAAGGGTATTCAGAAAAAATTGCAAGAACGAAATATTACCGTCATACTTAAGCCTTCAGCAAAAGCATATATTGCTGAAGCCGGATTTGATCCTGTATACGGGGCAAGACCACTCAAAAGAGCTCTTTATGAAGTCGTGGAAGACACGCTGGCTGAACTCATTCTTGCGGATAAAGTTGCCGAAGGCTCAAGTATTATTTTTGACGTAGAGCAAGGCGAAATTATTACGCAAATTAACTAA
- a CDS encoding peptidase S41, translating to MIKKSKRVIALGLFSTITAAYLFGSFAEAKSTAEKSTAKEKLEAYIKFTQILNIIENQYVDDVNTSALVDKALKGLMTNLDAHSTYMDAKDYKDLTVQTKGEFGGLGISVGMKDGALTVIAPLDGTPAFTAGVKAGDIILKIDNKATIGMNIDDAVKLMRGKPKTDIVLTLIRKNEPKPLVIKITRDIIKIQSVYAKTIQTDEQILYLGITSFDQKVVEDVQKALKEHSKTKGIILDLRNNPGGLLDQAVGLVDLFIDQGVIVSQKGKTKEENITFEAHKENTDTTTPIVVIVNGGSASASEIVSGALQDFNRSVTVGEKTFGKGSVQIVMPIGKEEALKLTVARYYLPSGRTIQAEGVTPDIIVHFGKIEQNDDPVLLKEKDLSKHLTSELEKIETTKKIEIDANTTIGEDNATKIDETIITEEQLYNDAQLKSSMDILKALIITNKGKK from the coding sequence ATGATTAAAAAAAGCAAAAGAGTGATTGCGTTAGGATTATTTTCCACCATAACTGCTGCCTACCTTTTTGGCAGTTTTGCAGAAGCAAAGAGCACTGCTGAAAAATCTACCGCCAAAGAAAAACTCGAAGCCTATATTAAATTCACACAGATACTAAACATTATCGAAAATCAATATGTCGACGATGTTAATACTTCTGCCCTGGTAGACAAAGCGCTCAAAGGACTCATGACCAACCTGGATGCCCACTCAACCTATATGGACGCAAAAGATTATAAAGATTTGACCGTCCAAACCAAAGGAGAATTTGGAGGACTGGGCATCTCTGTAGGAATGAAAGACGGCGCACTGACCGTAATTGCACCGCTTGACGGCACACCGGCTTTTACTGCCGGTGTTAAAGCCGGGGATATCATTCTCAAAATCGACAACAAAGCAACGATAGGTATGAATATTGATGATGCCGTTAAACTTATGAGGGGTAAACCAAAAACAGATATTGTTTTAACGCTTATCCGAAAAAATGAACCTAAACCGCTAGTCATAAAAATCACAAGAGATATCATCAAAATACAATCAGTCTATGCAAAAACAATTCAGACTGATGAGCAAATTCTCTACCTGGGTATCACTTCTTTTGATCAAAAAGTGGTTGAGGATGTCCAAAAAGCCCTTAAGGAGCATTCTAAAACCAAAGGGATTATACTTGATCTAAGAAACAACCCCGGCGGTTTGCTTGACCAAGCGGTCGGACTGGTCGATTTGTTTATCGACCAAGGAGTTATCGTTTCCCAAAAAGGTAAAACCAAAGAAGAAAATATCACTTTTGAAGCGCACAAAGAAAATACTGACACAACAACGCCTATTGTAGTCATCGTTAACGGCGGCAGTGCAAGTGCGAGCGAGATCGTCAGCGGCGCGCTTCAAGATTTTAACCGCTCTGTCACGGTAGGAGAAAAAACTTTTGGCAAAGGTTCAGTGCAGATAGTCATGCCTATCGGCAAAGAAGAGGCATTAAAGCTGACCGTAGCAAGATATTATCTGCCAAGCGGACGTACGATTCAAGCTGAAGGCGTTACGCCCGATATCATAGTTCATTTTGGAAAAATAGAACAAAACGATGATCCTGTTTTACTTAAAGAAAAGGATCTCAGCAAGCATTTGACCAGCGAACTTGAAAAAATAGAAACGACAAAAAAAATTGAAATCGATGCAAATACCACGATAGGCGAAGACAATGCAACCAAAATAGATGAAACAATCATTACTGAAGAGCAACTCTATAATGACGCTCAGCTTAAAAGCAGTATGGATATTCTCAAAGCACTTATTATTACAAACAAAGGGAAAAAGTAA
- a CDS encoding phosphoribosylaminoimidazolesuccinocarboxamide synthase: MANKAIKKTLVYEGKAKKIWSTDDEALYISEFKDDLTAFNGKKKATEEGKGALNNKISTELFKYLNNKGISTHFIEMIDDNHMLHKKADVILIEVIVRNIATGSLSRNLGIQDGKVLPFTLVEFDYKNDALGDPKLNDQHCLILELVKDTSELEYIRYAARRVNELLKAFYAQRNLTLVDFKLEFGRDINGNIILIDELSPDNFRLWDSTSGEKMDKDRFREGLGGLKVAYEEVLNRILGVK, from the coding sequence ATGGCAAACAAAGCAATAAAAAAAACACTTGTCTATGAAGGCAAAGCCAAAAAAATATGGTCGACCGACGATGAAGCACTTTATATCTCAGAGTTTAAAGACGATCTGACAGCATTTAACGGAAAGAAAAAAGCTACAGAAGAAGGCAAAGGCGCCCTCAATAATAAAATTTCAACAGAGCTTTTTAAATATCTTAACAATAAAGGTATCTCTACCCATTTTATTGAGATGATTGACGACAACCATATGCTTCACAAAAAAGCAGATGTCATTTTAATTGAAGTGATTGTAAGAAACATTGCTACGGGGAGTCTAAGCAGAAACTTGGGTATTCAAGACGGAAAAGTGCTTCCTTTCACTCTGGTCGAATTTGATTATAAAAATGATGCGCTTGGAGATCCAAAACTCAATGACCAGCACTGTCTTATTCTTGAGTTGGTCAAAGATACTTCCGAACTTGAATATATCCGCTATGCGGCAAGAAGGGTCAATGAACTTCTTAAAGCATTTTATGCGCAACGCAATCTTACTTTGGTGGACTTCAAGCTGGAGTTTGGCCGAGACATTAACGGCAACATCATTCTGATCGATGAGTTAAGTCCGGATAACTTTAGACTCTGGGATAGCACCAGCGGTGAAAAAATGGATAAAGACAGATTCAGAGAAGGCTTAGGAGGACTAAAGGTTGCCTACGAAGAAGTACTCAATAGAATACTTGGAGTCAAATAG
- a CDS encoding phosphoribosylformylglycinamidine synthase: protein MKAIVNVFLKEGVLDPQGKAVHHALTSLGFNDVKDVRVGKQIILELTATDKSKAEAEVTEMCETLLANTVIEDYNIEIA from the coding sequence ATGAAAGCTATCGTAAACGTATTTTTAAAAGAAGGCGTACTTGATCCGCAGGGAAAAGCTGTACATCATGCACTTACTTCACTTGGTTTTAACGATGTAAAAGATGTGCGGGTCGGAAAGCAGATTATACTTGAGCTTACCGCAACGGATAAATCAAAAGCGGAAGCAGAAGTCACAGAGATGTGTGAAACACTGCTTGCAAACACAGTTATTGAAGATTACAATATAGAGATAGCATAA
- a CDS encoding phosphoribosylformylglycinamidine synthase I → MKVAILRFPGTNCEFDTKYAFEKLGHTTEIVWHEEKTLPEGIDLVVVPGGFSYGDYLRSGSIARFSPVMQAVKTYADQGGKVLGICNGFQILTEAGLLPGALKRNDNLHFISKYQNLCVVNNDNTFLNKCNKGEVLNIPIAHADGNYYIDDAGLKQLEENKQILLRYCDKKGNPVVVNGSVSSIAGICNKAKNVFGLMPHPERALESILGSEDGIKMLKGFEN, encoded by the coding sequence ATGAAAGTTGCGATCTTAAGATTTCCGGGAACAAACTGCGAATTTGATACAAAGTATGCATTTGAAAAATTGGGGCACACGACCGAGATTGTATGGCACGAAGAAAAAACGTTGCCAGAGGGAATAGACTTAGTGGTGGTTCCGGGCGGTTTTTCTTATGGGGATTATCTTCGTTCAGGTTCAATCGCTAGATTTTCGCCTGTAATGCAAGCAGTGAAAACCTATGCAGATCAGGGAGGCAAAGTGCTTGGTATTTGTAACGGTTTCCAGATCCTTACAGAAGCAGGACTTTTACCCGGTGCGCTCAAGCGCAATGATAATCTTCATTTTATCTCAAAGTATCAAAATCTTTGTGTCGTCAATAATGACAATACTTTTTTAAATAAATGCAACAAAGGCGAGGTGCTCAATATACCTATCGCTCACGCTGATGGAAATTACTATATTGATGATGCAGGACTGAAACAACTTGAAGAAAATAAACAAATTTTACTTCGCTATTGTGACAAAAAAGGAAATCCTGTTGTTGTTAACGGCTCTGTATCCTCTATTGCGGGTATATGCAACAAGGCTAAAAATGTCTTTGGCCTCATGCCGCATCCCGAACGCGCTCTAGAGTCCATCCTCGGTTCAGAAGATGGAATCAAGATGCTAAAAGGCTTTGAAAACTGA
- a CDS encoding 1-acyl-sn-glycerol-3-phosphate acyltransferase, which translates to MKIFAKIRFFWGAIVIAFVVGILMIPSIVFFNKHKGIIMHKLNRVILFLLGGKLKQEGEMDTGADMYIMNHQGIIDIIAMEALQTNHLRWVAKKELFGMPWFGNLLKFGDMISLDRENKAGLVKLLKDVKESRDTKDRAVVIFPEGTRAKGQALLPFKQGTNMVAKKLGLKVQPVVITGSKHLIDEHNKTGHNSTITFHFLSVIDVKEAKDEWFITVQKEMQKVIDHEYAHNYRSR; encoded by the coding sequence ATGAAGATCTTTGCGAAAATTAGATTCTTTTGGGGTGCAATTGTTATTGCATTCGTAGTAGGAATACTCATGATACCCTCTATCGTGTTTTTCAATAAACACAAAGGTATTATCATGCACAAACTCAACCGTGTCATTCTCTTCCTTTTGGGCGGCAAGTTAAAACAAGAAGGGGAAATGGATACCGGTGCGGATATGTATATCATGAACCATCAGGGCATCATTGATATTATTGCCATGGAAGCCTTGCAGACCAATCATCTGCGCTGGGTAGCAAAAAAAGAACTATTTGGGATGCCCTGGTTTGGCAATTTGTTAAAATTTGGCGACATGATCTCTCTGGATAGGGAAAATAAAGCCGGGCTGGTAAAGCTGCTCAAAGATGTCAAAGAATCCAGAGATACAAAGGATAGAGCCGTTGTGATCTTTCCCGAAGGCACCAGGGCAAAAGGACAGGCCCTGCTCCCCTTCAAACAAGGAACCAATATGGTTGCCAAAAAATTAGGCCTAAAAGTCCAACCCGTAGTGATCACAGGAAGCAAGCATCTCATCGATGAACACAATAAAACAGGACACAATTCTACTATTACTTTTCACTTTCTTTCCGTTATTGACGTTAAAGAAGCCAAAGACGAGTGGTTTATAACAGTACAAAAAGAGATGCAAAAGGTAATAGACCATGAATATGCCCACAATTATCGCAGCCGTTAG
- a CDS encoding phosphoenolpyruvate synthase (catalyzes the formation of phosphoenolpyruvate from pyruvate), which yields MSGYIKWFKEIGIQDVDLVGGKNASLGEMYQNLTAEGIRIPNGFAITSEAYRHILDANNVWGKLHEQLDTLDYDNVAQLQEKGKICREIILDCVLPDDLVAQIKDAFGQLKAEYNEEVTLAVRSSATAEDSPEASFAGQNDTYLNIGTFDALLDAYKRCLASNFTDRSLHYKYDHGFDTFRVYLSVVVMKMVRSDMATSGVMFSMDPETGFRDVVFINAAYGLGENIVQGSIDPDSFYVHKPTFEKGFRTVLKRKIGSKALKMVFTHESNSKVAAVEYTKNIPTPKEDQNRFCLSDDEIVTLGGYAMKIEKHYSQKANAYKPMDIEWAKDGIDGQLYIVQARPETVESQKKENVAELYRLKKNGKVLITGHAVGTKIGSGKVCKITDTAALDRFKPGDVLVAQTTSPDWEPLMKIASAIVTNSGGRTCHAAIVSRELGIPAVVGAKNATEILEDGEEITVSCAQGEVGHVYEGMLDYEIQKIDLNALPKTKTQIMMNLGNPDMSFSLASLPVDGIGLARMEFIINASIKAHPMALKHPQKTDIKTQKSLMRLTEAYISNDDFFIKTLSEGVAAIAASVYPKPCVVRMSDFKTNEYATLLGGTFFEFEEANPMIGFRGAARYTHPAYEEAFALECRAMKRVREEMGFDNVILMIPFCRRIEEGKRVLETMEKYELKRGEKGLKVYVMCEIPNNVIQIDAFSELFDGFSIGSNDLTQLTLGVDRDSEIVAFDYDERDEGVMKMIQMAVEGAKRNHRHSGICGQGPSDYPEMAEALVQMGIDSISLNPDSVLQTIQNVSEFELRQERKN from the coding sequence ATGTCCGGTTACATCAAATGGTTTAAAGAGATAGGTATCCAAGACGTGGATCTGGTAGGGGGCAAAAATGCTTCTTTGGGAGAAATGTATCAAAATCTTACAGCAGAAGGGATACGCATACCCAACGGTTTTGCTATTACTTCAGAAGCATACCGTCACATACTTGATGCCAATAATGTATGGGGAAAACTCCATGAGCAACTTGATACCCTCGATTATGACAATGTTGCACAATTGCAAGAAAAAGGCAAGATCTGTAGAGAAATTATTCTTGATTGTGTTTTGCCGGATGATCTTGTGGCACAAATCAAAGATGCCTTCGGGCAACTTAAGGCAGAATACAACGAAGAGGTGACTTTGGCCGTGAGAAGTTCTGCAACAGCAGAAGATTCCCCTGAAGCTTCCTTTGCAGGACAAAATGATACCTATCTCAACATAGGAACATTTGATGCGCTTTTGGATGCTTACAAGCGATGCCTGGCTTCAAATTTTACAGATCGGTCTTTGCATTACAAATACGATCATGGATTTGATACCTTCAGGGTTTATCTCAGTGTAGTGGTTATGAAAATGGTAAGAAGCGATATGGCAACAAGCGGTGTCATGTTCTCAATGGATCCCGAAACAGGATTTAGAGATGTGGTGTTTATTAATGCAGCCTATGGACTCGGAGAAAATATTGTTCAGGGCAGTATTGATCCGGATAGTTTTTATGTTCATAAGCCTACATTCGAAAAAGGTTTTCGTACCGTACTCAAGAGAAAAATAGGCAGCAAGGCTTTAAAAATGGTATTTACCCATGAATCTAACAGCAAAGTTGCTGCCGTAGAATACACAAAAAATATTCCAACGCCCAAGGAAGATCAAAATCGTTTTTGCCTTAGTGATGATGAGATTGTGACCTTGGGAGGGTATGCAATGAAAATAGAAAAACACTATTCTCAAAAAGCCAATGCATACAAGCCTATGGATATAGAGTGGGCAAAAGACGGTATAGACGGACAGCTTTATATTGTGCAGGCTCGTCCTGAAACGGTTGAGTCTCAAAAAAAAGAGAATGTTGCTGAACTCTATCGCCTTAAAAAAAATGGCAAAGTTCTCATAACAGGACATGCCGTTGGTACCAAGATTGGAAGCGGAAAAGTATGTAAGATAACCGATACCGCTGCGCTTGATCGATTTAAGCCCGGTGATGTGCTTGTTGCACAAACCACCAGCCCTGACTGGGAACCTTTAATGAAAATCGCATCAGCTATTGTTACAAACAGCGGAGGAAGAACCTGTCATGCAGCTATTGTTTCACGGGAGCTTGGCATTCCTGCGGTAGTGGGGGCAAAAAATGCAACGGAAATATTGGAAGATGGAGAGGAAATCACGGTAAGTTGTGCCCAAGGCGAAGTGGGTCATGTCTATGAGGGCATGCTGGATTATGAAATTCAAAAGATAGATTTGAATGCTTTGCCGAAAACTAAAACACAGATCATGATGAATCTCGGCAATCCTGATATGTCCTTTTCGCTCGCTTCACTTCCTGTGGACGGTATAGGCTTGGCAAGGATGGAGTTTATCATCAATGCGTCTATCAAGGCCCATCCAATGGCGCTCAAGCACCCTCAAAAAACAGACATAAAAACACAAAAATCTCTTATGCGTCTCACGGAGGCCTACATAAGCAATGATGATTTTTTCATCAAAACACTCTCTGAGGGGGTTGCCGCTATTGCAGCATCCGTTTATCCCAAGCCGTGCGTAGTAAGAATGAGTGACTTTAAGACCAATGAATATGCCACATTGCTTGGCGGTACTTTTTTTGAGTTTGAAGAAGCAAATCCCATGATAGGATTTAGAGGTGCAGCCCGCTATACCCATCCTGCATACGAGGAGGCATTTGCTTTGGAGTGCCGTGCGATGAAGCGTGTCAGAGAAGAGATGGGATTTGATAATGTGATTTTGATGATCCCTTTTTGCAGACGCATTGAAGAGGGGAAAAGAGTTCTTGAAACAATGGAAAAGTATGAACTTAAACGCGGAGAAAAAGGACTTAAGGTCTATGTGATGTGTGAAATCCCAAATAATGTTATTCAAATTGATGCCTTCAGTGAGCTGTTTGACGGTTTTAGTATCGGAAGTAATGACCTTACGCAACTTACACTTGGCGTTGATCGTGACAGTGAGATCGTAGCTTTTGACTATGATGAGCGCGATGAAGGGGTTATGAAAATGATCCAAATGGCCGTTGAAGGAGCAAAAAGAAACCATCGCCACAGCGGTATCTGCGGGCAGGGTCCTTCAGATTATCCTGAAATGGCAGAGGCTCTTGTGCAGATGGGGATAGACTCTATCAGTCTCAATCCGGACAGTGTTCTGCAAACCATTCAGAATGTCAGTGAATTTGAATTGAGACAGGAAAGAAAAAACTAA
- a CDS encoding radical SAM protein has protein sequence MQQEDLEKLSFGPVPSRRLGKSLGINNIPPKICSYACVYCQLGKTLHNQIGRTPFYDPKDVFSSVEKRLQSSIEKNETVDYLAFVPDGEPTLDIHLGEEIGLLHALGIKIAVISNASLIWDEQVRKELCKADWVSLKIDAATPSVWHQVNHPNKNLDLGAIQKGMIDFGFQFQGFYATETMLIAGINDSKEELNAIASMLQSIKPTKSYISIPTRPPAQEWVKAPKEEVLAMAYQIFMEHGLDTELLIGYEGNAFAFTEDPKSDILSITAVHPMRKEAVEAFLKKADSAWRIVDDLIREGKLLELKFDEHIYYARKLFYDKK, from the coding sequence ATGCAACAAGAAGATTTGGAAAAATTAAGTTTCGGGCCTGTACCCTCTAGAAGGCTCGGCAAAAGTTTAGGGATCAACAATATCCCGCCGAAAATTTGCTCTTATGCGTGTGTATATTGCCAGCTGGGCAAAACGCTTCACAATCAAATCGGAAGAACGCCCTTTTATGACCCGAAGGATGTATTCTCTTCGGTTGAAAAACGGTTGCAATCATCGATAGAAAAAAATGAAACGGTTGATTATCTTGCATTTGTCCCTGACGGAGAGCCGACGCTTGATATACATTTGGGAGAGGAGATCGGCTTGCTGCACGCGCTTGGCATCAAAATTGCCGTGATTTCGAATGCTTCATTGATATGGGACGAGCAAGTAAGAAAAGAGCTATGCAAAGCCGATTGGGTTTCGTTAAAAATCGATGCGGCAACCCCGTCGGTTTGGCATCAGGTAAACCATCCCAACAAAAACTTGGATCTTGGAGCCATTCAAAAAGGTATGATCGATTTTGGATTCCAATTTCAAGGCTTTTATGCAACGGAAACCATGCTTATCGCTGGGATAAACGACTCTAAAGAGGAGCTCAATGCCATCGCGTCCATGCTGCAGAGCATAAAACCTACAAAAAGCTATATCTCTATCCCGACCAGGCCTCCGGCACAAGAGTGGGTAAAAGCACCAAAAGAAGAGGTTTTAGCCATGGCGTATCAAATATTTATGGAGCATGGCCTTGATACGGAATTGCTGATTGGCTACGAGGGCAATGCTTTTGCATTTACCGAAGATCCCAAATCGGATATTTTAAGCATTACTGCGGTTCATCCTATGCGAAAAGAAGCAGTTGAAGCATTTTTGAAAAAAGCAGATAGCGCTTGGCGTATTGTCGATGATCTGATCCGCGAAGGAAAACTGCTTGAATTGAAGTTTGATGAGCATATTTATTATGCCAGAAAACTTTTTTATGACAAAAAATAA
- a CDS encoding dinitrogenase iron-molybdenum cofactor biosynthesis protein — protein sequence MKIIFTTKGKSWDSAMDPRFGRADTLAMYNEEEDSFSAVSNTDAETMDHGAGLQAAKKVLELNPDVLITGNGPGNKALEILKKSKVAIYIGAGDMTIREAYDAYRAGRLPKFESKA from the coding sequence ATGAAAATTATATTTACGACAAAGGGCAAAAGTTGGGATTCTGCAATGGATCCAAGGTTTGGAAGAGCAGATACCTTGGCTATGTATAATGAAGAAGAGGATTCATTTTCCGCTGTCTCCAATACGGATGCAGAAACAATGGATCATGGAGCGGGACTTCAGGCAGCAAAAAAGGTACTTGAGCTTAATCCTGATGTGCTTATCACTGGAAATGGTCCGGGCAACAAAGCGTTAGAGATACTGAAAAAATCAAAAGTTGCCATCTATATCGGAGCAGGCGATATGACGATAAGAGAGGCTTATGATGCCTATCGTGCCGGCAGATTGCCGAAATTTGAAAGCAAAGCGTAA